In the Streptomyces sp. NBC_00525 genome, one interval contains:
- the rpmE gene encoding 50S ribosomal protein L31 has product MKRDIHPQYVETQVSCTCGASFTTRSTLDSGTIRAEVCSECHPFYTGKQKILDTGGRVARFEARFGKGAKASGK; this is encoded by the coding sequence TTGAAGCGCGACATCCACCCCCAGTACGTCGAGACGCAGGTCAGCTGCACCTGTGGCGCGTCGTTCACCACCCGCTCCACGCTGGACAGCGGCACCATCCGTGCCGAGGTCTGCTCCGAGTGCCACCCGTTCTACACGGGCAAGCAGAAGATCCTCGACACCGGTGGCCGTGTGGCCCGCTTCGAGGCCCGCTTCGGCAAGGGCGCCAAGGCCTCCGGCAAGTAG